From Pontibacter actiniarum, a single genomic window includes:
- a CDS encoding SDR family oxidoreductase, which yields MKILLTGANGYIGKRLLPLLVELGHEVVCVVRDPRRFHLPDTLKEKLHIVKGDLLQPGGLNELPTAIEAAFYLVHSMGSGRDDFSEAEQEAAQRFAAYLDTTAAKQVIYLSGISNDRQLSKHLASRRRVEDVLATARASLTVLRAAIIIGSGSASFEIIRDLVEKLPVMVTPKWLNSRCQPIAIRDVLFYLTEVLGREACYGRRFEIGGPDVLTYRQMLLKLAEVRHLKRYIVTLPVLTPRLSSYWLYFVTSTNYSLSQSLVDSLRNDAVVRDHSIDKVIPHRCTPYTEAVSLAFSKIEQNSVVSSWTDSLVSGTMPLNYMDFVQVPAYGVLTDRQRVKFDRPPGEVLANIWSIGGERGWYKTDFLWRIRGLLDKMVGGVGLRRGRRSPHHVEAGDTIDFWRVLVADRQHRRLLLYAEMKLPGEAWLQFKISEEPDGNYLEQLAVYRPNGLLGRLYWYAVLPFHFIIFGGMVRNIIRYGAEEETQRQHSG from the coding sequence ATGAAGATACTTCTGACCGGCGCGAACGGATACATCGGAAAACGCCTTTTGCCTTTGCTGGTAGAGCTGGGGCACGAGGTAGTGTGCGTGGTGCGCGACCCCCGCCGCTTTCACCTGCCCGACACGCTGAAGGAGAAGCTACACATCGTAAAGGGGGATTTACTGCAACCGGGCGGTTTAAACGAGTTACCTACAGCTATAGAGGCGGCTTTTTACCTGGTGCACTCCATGGGCTCCGGCCGGGATGATTTTTCTGAGGCTGAGCAGGAAGCGGCGCAGCGCTTCGCCGCGTACCTGGACACCACTGCCGCGAAGCAGGTCATCTACCTCAGCGGCATCTCCAACGACAGGCAGCTGTCGAAGCACCTGGCCTCGCGCCGCCGCGTGGAGGACGTGCTGGCCACAGCCAGGGCTAGCCTGACGGTGTTGCGCGCCGCGATTATTATCGGCTCCGGCAGCGCCTCCTTCGAAATCATCCGCGACCTGGTGGAGAAGCTGCCTGTTATGGTAACGCCAAAGTGGCTCAACTCCCGGTGCCAGCCCATTGCCATCCGCGACGTTCTCTTTTACCTGACGGAGGTACTGGGCCGTGAAGCCTGTTATGGCAGGCGCTTTGAGATCGGCGGCCCCGACGTGCTTACCTACCGGCAAATGCTGCTGAAACTGGCCGAGGTTCGCCACCTGAAACGCTACATTGTAACGCTGCCGGTGCTCACCCCGCGCCTCTCCTCCTATTGGCTATACTTTGTGACCAGCACAAACTACTCCCTGTCGCAAAGCCTCGTGGACAGCCTTCGCAACGATGCCGTGGTGCGCGACCACAGTATAGACAAGGTTATCCCGCACCGCTGCACACCCTATACCGAGGCGGTTAGCCTGGCCTTCTCCAAGATTGAGCAGAACTCTGTTGTCTCCAGCTGGACCGACTCACTGGTGAGCGGCACCATGCCCCTCAACTACATGGACTTTGTGCAGGTGCCGGCGTACGGAGTGCTGACAGACAGACAGCGCGTAAAGTTTGACCGCCCTCCCGGGGAGGTGCTGGCCAACATCTGGAGCATCGGCGGGGAGCGCGGGTGGTATAAAACGGATTTCCTGTGGCGCATCCGCGGGCTGCTGGACAAAATGGTGGGCGGCGTGGGGCTAAGGCGCGGCAGGCGTAGCCCACACCACGTTGAGGCAGGCGACACCATTGATTTCTGGCGCGTACTGGTGGCGGACAGGCAGCACAGGCGCCTGCTGCTCTACGCGGAGATGAAGCTGCCCGGCGAGGCATGGCTGCAGTTTAAGATAAGCGAAGAGCCGGACGGCAACTACCTGGAGCAGCTGGCTGTTTACCGCCCCAACGGCTTGCTCGGCCGCCTGTACTGGTACGCGGTTCTGCCGTTCCACTTCATCATCTTCGGCGGCATGGTCCGCAACATTATCCGGTACGGAGCGGAAGAGGAAACACAAAGGCAACATTCAGGGTAA
- a CDS encoding phosphoribosylaminoimidazolesuccinocarboxamide synthase produces the protein MEAIKETNFTFAGQTGFYKGKVRDVYYFEDRIAVVATDRISAFDVVLPRAIPYKGQVLNQMASLNLSATSDIVPNWVLSTPDPNVTIGYRCEPFKVEMVIRGYLAGHAWREYSAGKRTLCGVALPEGLRENDKLPEPIITPTTKADEGHDEDISREEILAKGLVSEQDYLNLERYTRALFARGTDLAKERGLILVDTKYEFGKYNGQIFLIDEIHTPDSSRYFYSEGYAERQQSGEPQRQLSKEFVRKWLIEHGFQGKEGQQVPEMTDEVVNGISERYIELYEVFTGHKFEQEDYKNVLQRIEQHTSDNIFTAKS, from the coding sequence ATGGAGGCCATTAAAGAAACTAACTTCACCTTTGCCGGGCAAACCGGCTTTTACAAGGGCAAAGTTCGCGACGTTTACTATTTCGAAGACAGAATTGCTGTGGTCGCCACAGACCGTATTTCCGCCTTTGACGTCGTACTGCCGCGCGCCATTCCTTACAAAGGACAGGTACTGAACCAGATGGCCAGCCTCAACCTGAGCGCCACCTCTGACATTGTGCCCAACTGGGTACTCAGCACGCCGGACCCCAACGTAACGATCGGGTACCGCTGCGAGCCCTTTAAAGTGGAGATGGTGATACGCGGCTACCTTGCCGGCCATGCCTGGCGCGAGTACAGTGCCGGCAAACGCACCCTCTGCGGCGTAGCGCTGCCGGAGGGGCTACGCGAGAACGATAAGCTGCCGGAGCCGATCATCACCCCCACCACCAAAGCCGACGAAGGGCACGACGAAGACATCTCCCGAGAAGAAATTTTGGCGAAAGGACTTGTATCTGAACAAGATTATCTTAATTTGGAGCGTTATACCCGCGCACTCTTTGCCCGTGGCACCGACCTTGCAAAAGAGCGAGGCCTGATACTCGTGGACACCAAGTATGAGTTTGGCAAGTATAACGGCCAGATTTTTCTTATCGATGAAATCCACACACCGGACTCTTCCCGTTACTTTTATAGCGAGGGTTATGCCGAGCGCCAGCAAAGCGGGGAGCCGCAGCGCCAGCTATCGAAGGAGTTCGTGCGCAAATGGCTTATCGAGCACGGCTTTCAGGGGAAAGAGGGGCAGCAGGTGCCGGAAATGACGGACGAAGTTGTCAATGGCATTTCGGAGCGCTATATAGAGCTATACGAGGTGTTTACGGGCCATAAATTTGAACAAGAGGACTATAAAAACGTGTTGCAACGCATTGAGCAACACACAAGTGACAATATTTTTACTGCGAAAAGTTAA
- a CDS encoding STAS domain-containing protein gives MKYTIDKKENYTIITIDEKKLDTSIAPDLKSEFVKLNAEGINNLILDLSDVKYTDSSGLSSILIANRLCNSSSGLLILTGLQDHVMKLITISKLESVLNILPTVEEAIDRVFLHEIEQDLTNKED, from the coding sequence ATGAAGTACACGATAGATAAGAAAGAAAACTACACGATTATCACGATAGATGAGAAGAAGTTGGATACTTCAATCGCCCCAGACCTGAAGTCTGAGTTCGTGAAATTGAATGCAGAAGGGATCAACAACCTGATTCTTGACCTGAGCGACGTCAAATACACTGACTCCTCCGGCTTAAGCTCTATACTGATTGCCAACCGCCTTTGCAACTCATCCAGCGGCCTGTTGATTCTGACCGGCCTGCAGGACCATGTCATGAAGCTGATCACGATCTCCAAGCTGGAGTCGGTGCTGAACATCCTCCCAACGGTGGAAGAGGCCATCGACCGTGTGTTCCTGCACGAGATTGAGCAGGACCTGACAAATAAAGAAGACTAA
- a CDS encoding ribonuclease Z, with amino-acid sequence MDFELRILGSSSATPSANRHHTAQILTIGNQYHLIDCGEGTQMQLMLYKIKHQRICNIYISHLHGDHYFGLPGLLSTMHLQGRQTPLHLFGPPGLQEILSLQFKYSGTNLNFNLVFHELDTSCHKKIFEDKSITVHTLPMEHRVPCAGFVFREKQKPRPLIKEKLPDFLRPPQLVRLKWGADILDEAGNVLVYNRDVTMEPKRSRSYAYCSDSRYKPELLPYLHNIDLLYHEATFTDELRERADYTFHSTARQAAALALAAEVRHLLIGHFSVRYKDLTPLLEEAREHFAKTDLATEGSIFCVQE; translated from the coding sequence GTGGATTTCGAACTCAGGATTTTGGGTAGTTCGTCGGCCACACCCTCGGCAAACAGACACCATACCGCCCAAATATTAACAATTGGCAATCAGTATCACCTGATTGACTGCGGTGAAGGTACGCAAATGCAGCTGATGCTTTACAAGATAAAGCATCAGCGCATTTGCAATATCTACATCAGCCACCTGCACGGCGACCATTACTTTGGGCTGCCGGGGTTGCTCTCCACCATGCACCTGCAGGGCCGCCAAACGCCGCTGCACCTCTTTGGCCCTCCCGGCCTCCAGGAAATCCTAAGCCTGCAGTTCAAGTACTCCGGCACCAACCTTAACTTCAACCTCGTCTTTCATGAGCTGGACACATCCTGCCATAAGAAGATATTCGAGGATAAAAGCATTACCGTACACACCCTGCCGATGGAGCACCGGGTGCCCTGTGCCGGGTTTGTGTTCCGGGAGAAGCAGAAGCCGCGCCCGCTCATCAAGGAAAAACTCCCTGACTTTCTGCGCCCGCCACAGCTCGTGCGCCTGAAATGGGGTGCGGACATCCTGGACGAGGCAGGCAACGTGCTTGTGTACAACCGCGATGTAACGATGGAGCCGAAGCGCAGCCGCAGCTATGCGTACTGCTCCGATAGCCGCTACAAACCGGAATTACTCCCTTACCTGCACAACATCGACCTGCTTTACCACGAGGCCACCTTTACAGACGAGCTCCGTGAGCGCGCCGACTATACCTTCCACAGTACTGCCCGGCAGGCTGCAGCCCTTGCCCTTGCCGCAGAGGTGCGGCACCTGCTCATCGGCCACTTCTCCGTCCGGTACAAAGACCTGACGCCCCTGCTGGAGGAGGCCAGGGAGCATTTTGCCAAAACGGACTTAGCCACCGAAGGCAGTATCTTTTGCGTGCAGGAGTAA
- a CDS encoding queuosine precursor transporter produces MVHTSPSQHAHEKKRTQLFLVLSGIFISNALLAELIGVKIFSGEALLGLPGAQIPTLGGAKLDFNLTAGVVIWPVVFITTDIINEYFGKEGVKKVSILTVLLILYAFLVISAVTGLPPAQFWLDVNSTDPQGNPFDINYAYNSVYRQGLGIIVGSMAAFLLSQFLDATVFHWLRHITGSKKIWLRATGSTLVSQLIDSLVVLFIAFYAFGNWSMEQVLSVAAINYIYKFCVAVLLTPLLYVAHYLIDGYLGKRQAEELMEEAAVESGD; encoded by the coding sequence ATGGTTCACACAAGCCCATCACAGCACGCGCACGAGAAAAAGCGCACACAGCTCTTCCTGGTTCTCAGCGGTATCTTTATCTCCAATGCCCTCCTGGCAGAACTGATCGGGGTTAAGATATTTTCGGGCGAGGCACTGCTTGGGCTGCCGGGGGCGCAGATCCCGACACTGGGAGGCGCTAAACTGGACTTTAACCTGACAGCCGGCGTAGTGATCTGGCCTGTCGTCTTTATCACCACGGACATTATCAATGAGTACTTCGGCAAGGAAGGGGTGAAAAAAGTGAGTATCCTCACCGTGCTGCTCATCCTGTACGCCTTCCTGGTCATCAGCGCCGTAACCGGTTTGCCGCCTGCCCAGTTTTGGCTGGATGTAAACAGCACCGATCCGCAGGGCAACCCCTTCGACATCAACTACGCCTACAACAGTGTGTACCGCCAGGGCCTGGGCATAATCGTCGGTTCGATGGCCGCCTTCCTGCTCTCGCAGTTCCTGGATGCCACTGTTTTCCACTGGCTGCGCCACATTACCGGCAGCAAAAAGATATGGCTGCGCGCCACCGGCTCCACGCTGGTCTCCCAACTCATCGACTCGCTTGTGGTTCTTTTCATAGCCTTCTACGCCTTTGGCAACTGGTCTATGGAGCAGGTGCTGTCGGTGGCGGCCATCAACTACATCTACAAATTCTGCGTTGCCGTGCTGCTAACGCCACTGCTCTACGTGGCACATTACCTGATTGACGGCTACCTGGGCAAGCGGCAGGCGGAGGAGCTAATGGAGGAGGCCGCCGTGGAAAGCGGGGACTAA
- a CDS encoding EamA family transporter — MFRGIALVFLGACSFGVLSTFVKLAYKEGFNLGEVTGTQVFFGLIILWTLVLLRKLLGGKSNSTSFKEKLKLVAMGTSTGLVSIFYYKCVQTVPASIAILLLMQFTWMSLLLDAIIKRKLPSLTQVLMVVLVLLGTALAGRLFAGTVPDFDLTGIAFGLLAAVSYTFFLMINGSAGNNLHPTTKSALILTGACVLVFSIFPPQFLVSGALFNGLFKWGLVLALFGTVIPPLFYAYGIPKTGLGLSAILSAAELPVAVLMSSLILHEEVWAMQWIGVALILTAIALSNISSLGQKKKKRAAAVAA, encoded by the coding sequence ATGTTCAGAGGAATCGCCTTGGTATTTCTTGGCGCGTGTAGTTTTGGTGTGCTTTCTACTTTTGTAAAGCTTGCTTACAAGGAAGGTTTTAACTTGGGTGAAGTAACGGGCACTCAGGTTTTTTTTGGGTTGATTATTCTTTGGACACTCGTGCTGTTGCGAAAGCTGCTTGGCGGCAAAAGCAACAGCACGTCGTTCAAGGAGAAGCTCAAGCTGGTTGCCATGGGCACCAGTACCGGCCTTGTCAGTATTTTCTACTACAAGTGTGTTCAAACTGTTCCGGCATCCATTGCCATCCTGCTGCTGATGCAGTTTACCTGGATGAGCCTGCTGCTGGACGCTATCATAAAACGCAAACTACCGAGCCTAACCCAGGTGCTTATGGTAGTACTGGTACTACTGGGCACTGCGCTGGCCGGTCGGCTTTTTGCGGGCACAGTGCCAGACTTTGACTTGACGGGCATTGCCTTTGGCTTACTGGCTGCGGTCTCCTACACGTTCTTCCTGATGATCAACGGATCCGCGGGAAACAACCTGCACCCGACCACTAAAAGCGCCCTGATCCTGACGGGTGCCTGCGTACTGGTCTTCAGTATATTTCCGCCTCAGTTTTTGGTGAGTGGCGCCCTGTTCAACGGCCTGTTTAAATGGGGATTGGTGCTGGCGCTGTTCGGCACGGTCATTCCGCCGCTGTTCTACGCGTACGGGATTCCGAAAACGGGCCTTGGGCTAAGCGCTATACTTAGCGCCGCAGAGCTTCCGGTAGCCGTGCTTATGTCCAGCCTCATACTGCACGAGGAAGTGTGGGCGATGCAGTGGATCGGTGTGGCACTTATTTTAACGGCCATTGCCTTGTCTAACATCAGTTCCCTTGGGCAAAAGAAGAAGAAACGCGCTGCCGCAGTGGCAGCTTAA